One window from the genome of Salvia miltiorrhiza cultivar Shanhuang (shh) chromosome 7, IMPLAD_Smil_shh, whole genome shotgun sequence encodes:
- the LOC130994140 gene encoding uncharacterized protein LOC130994140, with the protein MVDNKVEVPALPRSSLTNSALQNLSKPNSALLQSALPNPAPPMSALPSPALPNSALNSSAFTRAELPSSAQPRPEMPSSALTNPTNGEKVFIQEHEYMEAFAGSADMEELAKEAEESALPEESALPQPALPIPALLQSTLPSSAPFSHTELPFDEQMETKRSALELKELPANLKYVFLEAGEEKPVIISSTLTWEQEAALLKVLKRNKAALGWSLADIRGISPATCMHKINLEEGATPKRDAQRRLNPILMDVVRKEILKLLAEGIIYSVADSEWCSAAESSFTEPSSTECSAAQPNAAQFIPASLAEVSVDKLSAVQPSTAELSAAQSSPASAEPCAASAYNGTVTRLRSRIANNG; encoded by the exons atggtggataacaaagtggaagtGCCAGCGCTGCCAAGATCATCCCTGACGAACTCAGCATTACAGAATCTCTCAAAGCCTAATTCAGCGCTACTGCAATCAGCGCTGCCGAATCCGGCTCCGCCGATGTCAGCGCtgccaagtccagctctgcctAATTCAGCTCTGAATAGCTCTGCCTTCACaagagcagagctgccgagctcagcacagCCTAGACCAGAGatgccgagctcagctctgaccAACCCTACCAATGGAGAGAAG gtatttattCAGGAACATGAGTATATGGAAGCTTTTGCTGGATCGGCCGACATGGAGGAATTAGCTAAGGAAGCTGAAGAATCAGCGCTGCCTGAAGAGTCAGCGCTGCcgcagccagctctgccgattcCCGCGCTGCTACAATCaactctgccgagctcagcacccTTCAGCCATACCGAGCTGCCCTTTGATGAACAGATGGAAACCAAGAGGTCAGCGCTGGAACTAAAGGAACTCCCTGCCAATCTCAAGTATGTATTTTTAGAAGCAGGTGAGGAGAAGCCAGTGATCATATCTTCCACGCTGACTTGGGAGCAAGAGGCAGCGTTGCTCAAGGTATTGAAGAGAAACAAGGCAGCGTTGGGATGGAGCCTGGCAGACATACGTGGCAtaagtccagccacatgcatgcacaaaatCAACCTAGAGGAAGGAGCAACACCCAAGCGAGACGCCCAGCGACGATTGAATCCTATTCTGATGGATGTCGTGCGCAAGGAGATCCTTAAGCTGCTGGCCGAAGGGATCATCTACTCTGtcgctgatagtgagtgg TGCAGTGCTGCAGAGTCCAGCTTTACCGAGCCCAGCTCCACCGaatgcagcgctgcccagcccaaCGCAGCTCAGTTCATCCCTGCGAGCCTTGCCGAAGTCAGCGTTGATAAGCTCAGCGCTGTCCAGCCCAGCACTGCCGAACTCAGCGCTGCTCAGTCCAGCCCTGCGagcgccgagccctg CGCTGCCAGCGCCTATAATGGCACAGTTACAAGGCTAAGGTCAAGAATTGCCAATAATGGCTAA